One Pseudomonas sp. MH9.2 DNA segment encodes these proteins:
- a CDS encoding acetyl-CoA carboxylase biotin carboxylase subunit: MITKILIANRGEIAVRIVRACAEMGIRSVAVYSDADRHALHVKRADEAHSIGAEPLAGYLNPRKLVNLAVETGCDALHPGYGFLSENAELADICAERGIKFIGPSAEVIRRMGDKTEARRSMIKAGVPVTPGTEGNVADIAEALVEGERIGYPVMLKATSGGGGRGIRRCNSREELEQAFPRVISEATKAFGSAEVFLEKCIVNPKHIEAQILGDSFGNVVHLFERDCSIQRRNQKLIEIAPSPQLTPEQRAYIGDLSVRAAKAVGYENAGTVEFLLAEGEVYFMEMNTRVQVEHTITEEITGIDIVREQIRIASGLPLSVKQEDIIHRGFALQFRINAEDPKNNFLPSFGKITRYYAPGGPGVRTDTAIYTGYTIPPYYDSMCLKLIVWALTWEEAMDRGLRALDDMRLQGVKTTAAYYQEILRNPEFRSGQFNTSFVESHPELTNYSIKRKPEELALAIAAAIAAHAGL, encoded by the coding sequence GTGATAACAAAAATCCTGATCGCCAACCGCGGTGAAATTGCTGTCCGGATCGTGCGCGCCTGCGCCGAGATGGGCATTCGCTCGGTTGCGGTCTATTCCGACGCCGACCGTCATGCCTTGCATGTCAAACGGGCTGACGAAGCGCACAGCATTGGTGCTGAACCACTCGCCGGTTATTTGAACCCACGCAAGCTGGTTAATCTCGCGGTAGAAACCGGTTGTGATGCTTTGCATCCCGGTTATGGTTTCCTTTCGGAAAACGCCGAACTGGCGGACATCTGCGCCGAACGTGGAATAAAATTCATCGGGCCGTCGGCAGAAGTCATCCGTCGCATGGGTGATAAGACCGAAGCACGCCGCAGCATGATCAAGGCCGGTGTACCGGTGACACCTGGCACTGAAGGCAACGTCGCCGATATCGCTGAAGCGCTGGTCGAAGGCGAGCGCATTGGTTACCCGGTGATGCTCAAAGCCACGTCTGGCGGCGGTGGTCGGGGTATCCGCCGCTGCAACAGCCGTGAAGAACTGGAGCAGGCGTTCCCTCGGGTGATCTCGGAAGCGACCAAGGCGTTTGGTTCTGCGGAAGTGTTTCTCGAAAAATGCATCGTCAATCCCAAGCACATCGAAGCGCAGATCCTCGGTGACAGCTTTGGCAACGTCGTGCATCTGTTCGAACGCGATTGCTCGATCCAGCGCCGTAACCAGAAGCTGATCGAAATCGCCCCCAGCCCGCAACTGACCCCGGAACAGCGCGCCTACATCGGCGACCTGTCGGTGCGTGCGGCCAAGGCTGTGGGTTATGAGAACGCTGGCACCGTGGAGTTCCTGCTCGCCGAGGGCGAGGTGTACTTTATGGAGATGAACACTCGGGTGCAGGTGGAACACACCATCACCGAAGAAATCACCGGTATCGATATCGTCCGTGAGCAGATCCGCATCGCCTCCGGCCTGCCGCTCTCGGTCAAGCAGGAAGACATTATTCACCGTGGCTTCGCCCTGCAATTCCGGATCAATGCCGAAGACCCGAAAAACAATTTCCTGCCGAGTTTCGGCAAGATCACCCGTTATTACGCGCCCGGCGGTCCTGGCGTGCGTACCGACACGGCGATCTACACCGGCTACACCATCCCGCCGTATTACGACTCGATGTGCCTGAAGCTGATCGTCTGGGCACTGACGTGGGAAGAGGCCATGGACCGTGGCTTGCGCGCCCTGGACGACATGCGTCTGCAAGGGGTCAAGACTACCGCCGCGTACTACCAGGAAATCCTGCGTAACCCGGAATTCCGTAGCGGTCAGTTCAATACCAGCTTTGTTGAAAGCCATCCCGAACTGACCAACTACTCGATCAAGCGCAAACCCGAAGAGCTGGCTTTGGCCATCGCCGCCGCCATTGCCGCCCACGCAGGCCTGTGA